ATGAACGGAACAGGCTTACCGGATATCCAAACAAAAAGCGGGTGTATCATCGTTCGATACACCCGCTTTGTTTATAATTTCGGCTTGTTTTACTGCAGTACTTCGCTGAGCTTTTCTTCCAGCCCGCGGCCCCGCAGATTCGCGGCAACGATCTTGCCCTGAGGGTCTACCAGAATGTTCGTAGGAATGCCGGATATGCCGTACAGCGGCACCACGGCAGATTCCCAGAATTTCAGGTCGCTCACATGGCTCCAGTTCAAACCGTCATCGGCAATGGCTTTCAGCCAGGCATCCTTCGTTTTGTCCAGCGATACACCCAGTATCGTGAAGTTTTTATCCTTGTATTTGAGATATGCTTTTACCACGTTCGGGTTTTCCTGGCGGCAGGGCCCGCACCAGCTGGCCCAGAAGTCTACCAGCACATATTTGCCTTTGAAAGAGCTGAGGCTGATCTGTTTACCGTTGGGATCGGGTAGCGTAAAGTCCGGCGCCTGCTGGTCGATCATGGATTCGGGACCGCTGGCGGCTCCTTGTGTGGCTTCCTTCTCCACATCGGCTATATAAGCGGCCATGTCTTTCGCCATGGTATTTTCAGGAAAGCGTTTGATAATGCTTTCGAATTGTGCTTTATGGTCCAGCAGGTCCTTTGCGTCGTCAAAGCGTACCAGCTGCATGGCAAATACGGCGGAAACAGGATGTTTGGTCTTTTGCGCAGCGTCCAGGAAATGCTGGCGGATGTTCTTTGATTCCTGCTCGAACGCTGTCCGGCGTGCTTCCAGCAGGCTGTCCGGGGCCTCTGCCATGCGCAGGCTATCAAGTTCCTGAATATCCCTGCTCATGATCTGGGCCTTTTCACTGTAGGTGTTCAGCAGTTGCTGTATCTCCGAAGTGGCTTCGGAACCTTTTATCCTGATATCTTCCAGTTCGTTATAGTCTCCATTGATGCTCATGTCCCCGGCGTCGAGGGCAAGCAGGATGTATTTGCCATTCTCGAAACGGATACGGTAAAGGCCCTGTTCGGTCACCATCCCGTCCAGATCAAATTTCCCGCTGGCATCCTTCACTGCCGTAGTGTCTACAATCTTCGGCGCCTGGCCGGTCAGTTCTTCGAGATATACTTTTTCCAGCGGAGCATTGGCCAGTTGTACATCGATTTTGAAAGCACCCTTCTCCGGGTGAGAATTACAGCCCGCAAAAAAAGCAACGGCCGCAAAGCATATGGCTAATTTTTTCATCCTTTTTTCCTGTTTTCTATGATGTCTTCAAAATTAGGGTTAAAAATCGGACCCTTTTCAGCAGAATTGTTAAATTATGTAACCGGTCCGCCAATGTTACAACGGTCTGGTGAACTTATGGCAACAGACAGCATTTACTCCGCAGTGGCATAAAATGTATTCCCGCTGAAATGGATGAGCGGTTTCTCTAGCTGTTCAAACGTTTCATCAACAGCTCGTTAGTGAGTTTCGGATCGGCTTTGCCTGCGCTCATTTTCATCACTTCTCCCACAAAAAGGCCGATCAGCCCCTTCTTTCCGGCTTTGAATTCCGCCACCTTGCCGGGGAATTTTGCCAGTACTTCTTCTATCACCGGCAGTATGCTGCCTGCATCGGTGTCTTGTATGAGGTTCAGTTCCGTGGCAATAGCGATGGGTGTTTTCCCTGGTTCTCCGATCATAACGGGCAGAATGCGGGATGAGGCGATGGAGAAATTCACTTTGCCATCCACGATCAGCGCGATCAGCGCAGCAAGGGAGGCCGGAGGCAGGGGGAATGTTTCCATGCCTGCACTTTGGTCGTTCAACCAGGATTTGACAGGTCCCAGCATCCAGTTGGCGGCGGCTTTGTGATGAGGAGTGGCTGCAATCAGCTCCCCGAAATAAGCAGCGGTCG
This genomic stretch from Chitinophaga sp. XS-30 harbors:
- a CDS encoding TlpA disulfide reductase family protein, encoding MKKLAICFAAVAFFAGCNSHPEKGAFKIDVQLANAPLEKVYLEELTGQAPKIVDTTAVKDASGKFDLDGMVTEQGLYRIRFENGKYILLALDAGDMSINGDYNELEDIRIKGSEATSEIQQLLNTYSEKAQIMSRDIQELDSLRMAEAPDSLLEARRTAFEQESKNIRQHFLDAAQKTKHPVSAVFAMQLVRFDDAKDLLDHKAQFESIIKRFPENTMAKDMAAYIADVEKEATQGAASGPESMIDQQAPDFTLPDPNGKQISLSSFKGKYVLVDFWASWCGPCRQENPNVVKAYLKYKDKNFTILGVSLDKTKDAWLKAIADDGLNWSHVSDLKFWESAVVPLYGISGIPTNILVDPQGKIVAANLRGRGLEEKLSEVLQ